Genomic DNA from Misgurnus anguillicaudatus chromosome 18, ASM2758022v2, whole genome shotgun sequence:
TAATAAAGTATAATACAGCTGATCAGACTTGACTTAACTGCAcagatacaaaaaaatatttatgtagaATTTATGACGATTTGTGAGTTTGTGATGCGATTTCTTATGCAACTGCCCATATCTCTTTTCATACGGTTTAAAAGTGTCAACATTTCACACCAGTGTTTGTCAAAAACACAGAAGTTACATTGAAGTTTCTTACATAATGAATTTTTTCAGCTGCACGACGACAAACCACCATAAAAAGCACAATACTGCTTTGTAGAGTCTCAAGGCCAAAGGCGAAGATGAACCCAATAACCAAGATTTGGTGTTTCCAAGGCAACCCAAGAGTCCACCCCTTAACTGAAGGTGGGTGATGGGCAGTTCAAAATGGGACATGCATATAGCGGGTCAAACTGTTCACAGCCTTCACTTGCTGAGCCACCATTACAGTTTTTCGAGAAAGGTGAGAGATGTTTGTATCTCACAAAGAATTTAACAAGGCCTCTGCATGAGCTCGAGCCTGTTAGTTGTAGTGCTGGAGGTGTGGAGAAAGATGTCACAGTGGTATGCTACATTCATAGCCATTGTAATAATAAGGAAAAGGAGGTAAGGAATcaagaagaaagaaaaataaataagtagaaatgaaatatttttgGTAGGCTTGCCGTGGGTCTGACCATGTGCCAAAGCAGCCAAATGTCCTGGCCATAACTGTAGGTTGCGTCTGTCTCTCACCATTTTAACTTTTCTCACTTCTTTCCTACTCTCACTAGAGCCTTTCATTCTTGAACTGCCCTAGCTGAACATTGTAAACAATTACTTGACTGCGTCCCTGCAAAAAGATTAGATACGAACAGGAATGGGACACACTTGAGTAATCTCAAAATTCTCCCAACTGATGTTACATTGTAGGTCAAGATCCAGCACtacatttaaaaagttgtgTCAATTTTATCCAACTTGCCACGTCTTTTCAAAAACAAGGATTGAAAATTTTTCCCTGCATTTTAGCTTTAGAGTGTTAAGAACTGTttatacaaaaacatttgtgaGGAAAGTGGGTGAACGTTTCAGAAAAATAAGCAAAGTAAAATGACAATGaataaaatgaattattattgGATCCAGTCCGCTAAACTATGaacaataaagtttaaacctTACTACTATTGAAACCAAGTACAGACTTCTAGTCATCATGATTAGCTGATACAAAGTATCGATTCCAATCCTTTAAGCTGTGATGTAAGCACTTTGGTAACAGTCACTGTTAACCCTTTTCAGATAAAGTTAAGTTACACCACTTCTGTTCTGTTCTCATATTGAATGACAGGCTGTGTCTGTGGGTGCACATTGGGTGTGCGCAGAAAGTTGCAACTGTAGTAACTTTAAAAAGCATACGAATAATAAAGTTTCAGCATGAAGACGCAATATCCGCAATAGAgattagtgctgcacaattaatcgcatcgcaatcgcaatgtcagcctgtgcaattaggtgacagcaaaatgttgcaattatattaaataaataaatgtgtggacttgttaacacaaactttctgataacagtttgatgattttccttgccgtttaaaagagaaagaaaaacgaacaaaaaaggcagtgcacgtgtggcatgcacgtgtgtggtgtgcgtcgtcacttataccagagcgaagatgaggttgacagtgatctggtagctaaaaaaaaactatgtctgttgtatggcggtattttggatttaggattgctgacactgagcagttgctacatcacgtggcaatacgaaaacatttctggttttacaaatacacattttagctaaactgtgtgtggattttccttaaaacccatcaagctGACTCATGATAacatttagtataatcgcaatcgcacatcgcaatattagcagcaataaccgcaatgggaaaaattacccaaatcgtgcagccctaatagaGATGTATACTTGGTATACGCTGTTTTATGGGGATGTGAAGGCTTTTCACGCTGCATGTTTAGAGCGCGTAGCCAAAGAATATACACATgtactagggttgtgccgatagacgatagtatcgtgatATCGCTGTAAGAAAGAGACAGAAAGCCAAATTTGCAGATCGCACATGAGCAACTGGTTGTAAAATGCTAATAATATGTAAAATGGTCTCAAAATGTGCCTCTATTCAGGAgtcttaaaaacataaataaaaagatTATTTGTGAGATTGGCCAAATTTAGCGAACACCGATCAAGCTTTCAATTCTATGTTCATCTGATACTAATCTGCGGGCCGATCAATTGAAGAATTCCTAATTATTATAAAAGCAAACTGCACAAACAAGTCTACAATATAATACTACAGCATATCTAGATAAACATGTCAGAGAAAAATCTAATTCCCAGTATTTGCACAATAACTTGAGTAGAATGACAGGAGAATGACACTTTTTTAccgtggtcgattcaaaatcgattctcaagagcagaatcgattttttttttcatatttatttgcGCAAATATTGAATGTAAGATTAACGTAAATCAAAtgactagtcttcttcactagatgtcaccctcttttttgccttttgcgatgttaccaaggagcgagaggcgagcctgtcattcattcattcagtgatTAAAATGGCGGCtttcaggtgcttcatcgacgttgatgccaccttcacataaaaagtcagaggtatggaagcattttagatttcgcaagcaagacgacgacgatagtgttgtggcttttaatttctttttattaattacccacttgtaaactgctgttcactgttttttattaatatagtaataaaataaaaaattgaatcgagaatccaatcgatttgatagcttgtgaatcaaaatcaatctggaacatctgaatcgatacccagccctagtaatAAACAATGCGATTTTTTCATGGTCACAAACTGTCTTACTCTTCTAAATTTCACTAAAAATTAGACTTTtccatattttaattttactaaACTGGATAATTTCGTAAAGCCTTAactaatttaaaatgatataactTGCGTCACATCAGAATCTCTTGTAGCCTGGAGCGTTTTACCAGCAgtcggcgcatgttttcaatcgTTTCAAAGCATTGTGCTTTTAAAAAACACCAGCAGTTTGATGTTCTTGTACTCACTGTTTTACATTGCATTTTTGGAGTGCATTTTTTACTCTCAGTTATGTCAACAggttaaatgaaaaaaatgtcttaagtTGTAGATTTATAtcaattttgaaatgtacacaCATCCAAACCACATTTCAACTACAAAGACTTCAAAAATACTTTCACCCAATACTTCACTCTTACCATGGGATCAAAAATGAGACAAGTTTACACATTTCTAGATTATAGACTGCCAAGCAAAAATGCAGTTATATAAACTAGTACAAAGTTGTTATGAAAATGACAGCGAGTTCCCAAACCAGCCTGATATTAAACTCATTGACCTAATAGGATGGCTGGCACATGGttaaattgattttaaatactGCAACATGAGTTGGCATCCTGTTTGCTTAGTCAACATATGACAATCCCCAATCTGCCACCTGTCCACTGTAGACGTAACATCAGTCTGGCAGAAATACTAAAGACAATGTGCCACATATTAAAGCAAAAATGTATATCAGCACATATAGGCTATGAAAGTAGATTGATATGCTGGCCacaaatgtaaactttataagCTGCTGCCATTGGTTAATTAACCAGCCAGCTGTTCAACAAAGATtagtaagtgttagtaagtaataaacaaataaacaattaaCACAGCTTAACATTAGTTGTTACACAGTTGTGGTAAGTCTACCTTACTAATGAAATAAATGATGGGCGTGTTTACATGCACTGTCTGGATCCTATACATCCACAAATACATACATATTGGACAGCTGATGGTCCAGTGCTTTCATCAGGGTGACAACCCATATTTGTGAAGTTTACTCATCTTTAAATTGAAATACTATATAAATGAGTATCTGACTAAATTTTGTCATTGTCAACATAGCTCTCAAAAACATCCCACATTCGAAGCTACTGAACTAACGTTAGCATCTAGCATGATGCTATCACGAGAGACAGAATGATTACGGTTCTTGTTGTCAATATAATAACGTTTATATTACTTAGCTTAATAGGTAGATATATTACAatatcattttaataaatgtaacgGTTAGACTTACCAGCACAGGAGAGCTAAAACGGCGCACAGCAACAACACGCGCAGCTTCTTCATTATCTTCCAGCGGGGACCAACATCCTCGCTTTTTATATTGTCCCCTCTAATAATGACCAAGACAACCTAATAATGCTAATTGTTAACAACTGTATAAATGCAAAGGGGGTGTGTTTGAAGGTACAGAACGAACACTTGGGCAGTTTTTTGTGTTAAACCCCCCGCTGACGATCATTAACTGGCTCTTCCCGTCGTATACTGCTGTTGCTCTAGCTGCCCAAGTTCGCTTACCGCTCCTGCTGCCCCACCGTCAGCCAATAGAAATGAAGTATTAAGTCCGACTCCGCCCCCGTTTTGAGGTCTTGATGAGTTGGAAGTTTTGTCATCAGACGCGTCATTTTATTGATAAGAGGCATGAAATGAAAATGTGACAGATCATTTATATGGCAGAGTAACAATCTATTACGTTAACATATTTagttaatataaaattatatatatatatatatatatatatatatatatatatatatatatattattttttttgcggTATGGGCTATTGTGAAAGAtctcaatataaaaaatatttcacaaatGTGATGAGGGGGATAAAGTCAATTCCTCGTTTTTTATAAACACTTTAAATACGTATTACTGTTTAGCATCATTTAGAATCTGTATTAATTTTAGTTTAGGTGTTTTAAGGTAGCCATGATAACGTAAACACCCAATTATAAAAGCATTATAGGTGAAAATATTGATAAACAATTCTGCATTTATCTtgtaataacataaaaaatgtttcaaaaattTGTTGCTATCACTTTTCTTGGTatcaaataataatattaaacatttgtttGTGTATGATGCAGTAACTAATTATCACCATATGCTGGATAAATGCACTTGACGTTGACCTAAAGTGACGTTCTGGAAAGTTGTATTGAGCGCTAAACTATACGGCGCTCATAAAACtacatatcccacaatgcaccgTTTTAGTACGTCGCGTAACATGCCAGTTGATGTTTCGcgtgtatataaatatttaattcatttaCGTTAAACAACCCTATTCCAGTGTTTACGGAATAATAACTTATCTCCAAACAAAGAGGAGATACATGTTCTGTTAGGTTTAGTACCGATTAATAACATCTATGTTTATGTGGCGGGGTCCTCAAGTTACAACATTTCTCAACTCGTTCGGTGAGCTGTCCCAAACAGCTGCTGCTGAAGTTTACAGAAGCGAAGTTATCATCAGTTTCTGAAGTTTTTTAGGTGTAGTTAGAGGCGGAAAGGCATGGATGTGTTCAGGGTGTTTGTGGCTGTTTTATcactgtgtgtgtctgtggtcAGCGCTTTTTCTCAGTCTCTGGACAGCGACTTTACATTCACTCTCCCTGCCGGTCGTAAAGAGTGTTTCTTCCAGAGTATGAAGAAAGACGGATCAATGGAAATCGAGTATCAGGTACATCTGAATATTTGACAGTTTATAAAACTCTGCTTTTTACAATGATTTACATAAAGTCTAAGATAGTTTTAGACCTTTCACAAAAACTCACATTGCAAGAAATCACGTGCATTAATTCATAAAGTTAGATGTATAGCTTCAGTGAGTCGTTTGATGTGAAAGGTCCTAATGTAGGACATCAGTCATCTTAAGATGCTGGTTGCAAAACTATCTGATGCATTGGGAATATTACACTGTGACACAATGATGCTAAAGGTCATTGCTCAAAACAAATGTACCAAAAGTACTGTAATTCGTCATGTTTGTGTATTAATGCTGTTTCTTGATTCATTATGAAAAGGTAATCCAtgtgtctttgtgtttgttttggtgtAGGTTTTGGATGGAGCGGGTTTAGATGTAGACTTCTACCTGTATGCACCTAATGGTGACATTTTGGCCACTGACGACAGAAAGTCTGATGGGGTTCACACGTAAGCAGATGCTGTAATAATCATATACAGACTCATAGCATCACCTTCCTGTATTAATTGTTTCTGTGCTTTTTCTATGTGATTTGTTCACCTTTAGAGTGGAAGCAGAAGATGGAGACTACATGTTCTGTTttgataacacattcagttctGTTTCTGAGAAAATTATCTTCTTTGAGCTGATTTTGGACAATATGGATAACGGAGAGGAACCTGAGGACTGGAAGGCATATGTACAGGGAGCAGACCTTCTGGACATGAAGCTTGAAGATATCATGGTAAGAATCGTATGTGTTTGTGGGGGCTACACGCCCATTCAGTTTCCATTGCATTCACTTTAAGTTTCACATCACCAATCTGAATACTTTATACGACAAACAAGTTTTGGAGGCAGTGTGTATACGTGATTGGCACAATGCAAGGttgtacttatttttttaacgtGCAAAAATTTCATTTTGCAATGTGCAAATTCCATTAGACTGACTGGACTCAGTCAGAAGCTGCATTTCCATTAGCCTATAAATTGCGCAAATTGGCTTTGCGAATTGAAAATACAGCCAATAGAAACACGCAAATTTAgcaaaaactcccatatatcgcaaaaactcccatatatcgcAAAAAACTTTTTACACTCGCATAAGGTGGTTTTCAGGCATTTCGGAAAATACTCTTATGTCTCCTTCGGTAAAAAATAatgcctacactgtaaaacaattcagtaaaaattgcagctgggttgccggtaacttaccgtagatttaaatttatgatttttactggcaacattttgttcaaagttaaatgaacattaaacatttacaagtctttgtctttacagaataaaactaaaataacagcatcaagcaaagcattctgggaaagaaaatctgaagcaaaaaacagaaaaaggttgttgatgatttctggttcccagaatgctttgcattaggctgttattgtatagttttattctgtaaagataaagacttgttaatattgaaaatgtatttaactttgaacaaactcttgccagtaaataacatcaaattaaatctacggtaaattaccggcaacccagctgcaataacattgtaatttctacagaatttttttacagtgtagtgcgGTGTatgtgatattagtaaacctaccaacataAGTTGACGTGCTGTTTGGAATAAAGTGTACACTTTATGAAAATAACCTAGAGGAAATTCTACATTTCAGTTGCATATCATCGATTAATGGAAACACCGTCATTTCGCAATAATTTTtagtcaacatttaaaaaataacactaAAGTTTCACGCAAATCtgcaatggaaacgcagctagtgTCTGATGTGTGAGGGTTTTGATATGTTTAAGactatgggctctatcttacacccggcgcaatacAGCACAAAGTGGGACGCAAGTGTATTTTGCTAGTTTCGACCtggcgcaattataatttttacgtttagcgccacgttgtttaaatagcaaatgcatttacgCCCAtgtttgcgcccatgggcgttctgatcTAAAAACGAGGTGTTTTCAGGCGCATTGctggtgcgttgctattttgaggcaactaaaatagactacgccattgaccaactaaaacctgctctaaagtcaatggcgcaatatgttttttgttatttaaagagcgcgttagaAATATGAGCTATATAAACGAGACGAAaacgcaggtttgcttatcacatatgAATGCTCAGCAGcataaaaatgcttttcaaatataaaaagattaaaggattgaatgtaaaatattcttattgagtctcttggacataaatgaggactaattatgagacgttagaaggcgtaaagagctgcttcacctgcagcctggaaagtaaataaatgctttgcttttttttaatgctacctcacatatttattgtatataatacctctgtacctgtggatatggtgagatgagaaacattttaagtaatgcttaaaaaaactctttgcttaaaaaaacgctgtccaagtgctgaaacgtgcggagagccgtttgtaaattctttatctcctgtttgttacaaatgaagtatttttagagtacaaaccttttctcacatacttgtaaataattttttttatgaaattggatagccatacatttaaagcaattaaaagcctgctttttacttccatgactaaaagaaaacggcttttaaaggttttaataaaaaataacatttcaatacaagtgaaaaacaacacaattatttaacaataatctgaaactggggatcttcttcctccgcttagtttttcagtttacaaagtccgtcatctaaataaagattagacatagcgccagcgcaacaggcttttaaaggggatgagagctgagactctcattggtttattgcacgttacgcccaaaatactcccattacccattaaaaaaataggacctacccctttcgaccatgcgctcgacgcacaaaccatttttcccgtcgttaaattagcaaaagtgctTGTAAAGGAGTAGGGTCGGTAGCCAACATTAACGGTAACAAGTACTTTTTCATGAAAGATTATAAGCGGATTCAACATTGATGTCAGAAGCTATATAAGGAAACAACAGGAAGCTTTTAAATGAAACTCACAGCTGTAGAGGAAATCGTGTGTTCCTATTGGGTCAAAGTGTTTAAGTCCTGTTTGTTTACCTGTCAACCCTTTGTCCATTGAGACATTGTTTTCAGAGTTCATACAACATATCTATATATGTTCCTCTTTTGATAATTTCACCTttttatgtacctctgaggccATAATACTAAAGTTTTTGAAGGATTTCACTATTTTATTCTCTCTTTTCTCAGATACAAAAATCTTTGCCTTGACTTTAAGAACTGATGTAATGATTTTTCTCTTTGTAGGAATCCATCAACAGCGTAAAAGCCCGTTTGGTTAAGAGTCTTCAGATCCAGACGTTGCTGAGAGCCTTTGAAGCACGTGACCGCAACCTACAAGAAAGCAATTACGAAAGGGTTAACTTGTGGTCCTGTACCAACCTTGTTGTCATGGTGATCGTATCTTGTGTCCAGGTCTATTTGTTACGCAGTCTATTCGATGACAAGAGGAAAGTGCGCACATAGCCTGGCCTGCCGCTACTGACTGAAAAATCTCTGATTGTCCCTAATATTCTGCTCTATCCTCGGTTATCCCTCAACAAAGTGTCCTTGGACTGATGATAGATGGAGTCTCTCCTCTGCACACCTTCTCACTTTTATATCCGTCTTGTTGTGATAAAGACAATCATATTTTACTTGAGCCAGGCAGTCTTACTGATAAAATAAGACATTGAAGTTGATCTTTAAGCTGCTGCTGCTATGTGTGACAGAGATCTCACCAGATGTATGACTTCTTagatgtttttaatgataaatCAGATCACTAATAGTTTTCTGTTTTTGTATGACATCATGTTTTATAGATTGTAACCCTATACTGACTTGTTCACTGTATAAAGTGTAGTTACTGAATTTTTGGCACTGATAATACACTGATATGCAGCATATTTCAGGTTTTTTGTAACAAACAAGTTAActattttgaaattaaaatgacgTGAACAGTTTGTGAATAGCAATGTCTGATTTAAGCTACTATTTTGAATGCATTTTTCTACATTAACCACACCCTGAGTCCGTTTTGTCACAGATAAATATAAAGGGAGACACACCCTACCTGCACCTAACATGCTAGGTTCTTTTATTACTAGGGTTTATTTAACACCGCCCTTCTTAGAAGCTGTGATCAGCCCGTTACAGGGAAGAGATACTGGTCAGCAGAGTTTGGCTTGACCCAAGTTAAATGTGGAGTAAGCCACTAGTATAAATCACCAAAGGCTTTAGTAAGAATACATGACCTACTGTAGTAAGGACAGCAGCGGTTCAGTCCCTCATCCTTCAATGACAGAGGGGTCTTCTTACAGTGGGCAGCCTGCTAAACCAATGCTTGGCTTTCACTGGCTGGGGGCTGGATTTCTCTTTGGTTATTGCTAAATGTAGCGTTTAATGTATATAAAACGCATTCTGTGAAATGTAGGAATTTGATGTTAAGTGCGTGAATCGCTTCAGTGCAGGAACACGTTAGTTGGGAAGTTTAAAATTAGGGAAGATTCTCGTACTGTTGCTCAGTCACTGTATTTACAGTCAGGCTATTTCTTTTTGGTTACTATGATAGTCTGCGTCCACTGAGATTGCCTTTGGGGAGCTGCTCCTACAGTAAAGGACAGCTAAAACTAAATTAACGTCCACACCAACAGACGATAACGTAATGTTTATTCTAAAGTCGCGCGCTGCAGTTTCACAATTTAATTCCGCGAGCCCTTTAAACTGGAGTGGATTTTGATTGGCTGCAGTTTTATCGTTAATCGGATGGAAGTGAAATCgcaattttattaaatttagTACGAAtttataactttatttttattctaatTACCATTAATTGTGAGTTTAATAAAATTCTGCGTTTGTATACGTTTATccggtttaaaaaaaactgctcCAGACAAATTGTtctagtgatttttttttttaaattgaattaattctattaaaaatgaattgattctattaaaaatgttttcaaccACTGACAGATTTCCAGTTTATCTCTACttcattatttgttttgcaGTTTCACAGAATGCATTTGAATTTCTAATCTTACGTCGCCACCTACTGGCAGTAGATGGAAAAATCTGTTACACTGCAAGCTGATCATTTTTAgacattgtaaaaagtgaagCAATAGAACAAAGCAAAcagattaaacatgtcattgtctaaaatttaaatgttttttttttaaacaaaagttttattgaTTCCTTCGCAGTGTCACTGATTTTGTGTATGAATGCTTCTGCGTCTTAAGTGTTTAGGCATGTTAAAAATTTCTCTGGACGTTTAATCTAAATTATGATGATAAAGTAATTCATTGTATAAACGAAGTTTAACCAAATTCAAGAGGAACGTCATGTAATGCAACCAACCAGCGCAAAGAGTTCTGTATCCCGTCCcgtgacagttttttttacagcgaCTTCGGCCTCGTGCggcgccggatgacgtcaaagttccgcgagagcgatttaaaagcgaACTCCTTCATATGATTTcccgaatcgctctcgcggtactttgacgtcatctgatTGTCGATTCTTGCGGTGTCGCATGGAATCGAATAAGCCTGTGGTCATGTCTCTCACTCATCTTTGGAGACAGTAGCAatgccaaccgccattaaaaagAAGACGGCATGTGCAGTTTATGAAATAGAGCGGACCTACCAGCTAAGAAAAGCTTTAAGAAATATGAAAATCAATGAGCTGACACTTTCAGCTCTCCGTGGAGAAGGTCCCAAACAAACAAGAATTTATCATgagttatttatatatttaaaggaaacgGGATTATTTAATAAGATGTAAAACTCTCCTCTGTGTAACTTTTATGTGTGATATGAACGTCCTTTCCATAATGCGCGTCACACTCCTTTTCAGTAGGTGGCGGGAATGCACATTTAAGTTAGTTTGCAAACCACCATTAAATCCTAGAAGAAGAAGATGCGCCCCGTTACTTCCGGGTTATGGAGAAGGGGGTTGTGTGATGGCATGACAGCAGTGTAAAGAGAGAAAATCCAGTTTATTCggtaaaaacgtatttttttgtgtaggtTTTTTGAATTGTTAACATTTGAATTGCATATTCGCGATAAATAAACTTGACAGTTATTGTGTTATTAGTAAGCTTGAATCGCTGATCTGCTCTTGGTGTATATGTAGCTGTCCATACAAagcagtttatttatttaaccagTCATCTGCTATATAATTATCCTGGTCGGTACTAATTTAACTATTCTAGTCGTCCTTTAAGATCTATCGATGTTAAACTTCTTCATTTATGGGGTGTCGCGTAGATCCATGCTAACAGTTTGTGTATGTAGCGTGAATTAAATGTATCATTGGGTTGATGCGT
This window encodes:
- the tmed5 gene encoding transmembrane emp24 domain-containing protein 5, which gives rise to MDVFRVFVAVLSLCVSVVSAFSQSLDSDFTFTLPAGRKECFFQSMKKDGSMEIEYQVLDGAGLDVDFYLYAPNGDILATDDRKSDGVHTVEAEDGDYMFCFDNTFSSVSEKIIFFELILDNMDNGEEPEDWKAYVQGADLLDMKLEDIMESINSVKARLVKSLQIQTLLRAFEARDRNLQESNYERVNLWSCTNLVVMVIVSCVQVYLLRSLFDDKRKVRT